A portion of the Streptomyces sp. YPW6 genome contains these proteins:
- a CDS encoding folylpolyglutamate synthase/dihydrofolate synthase family protein, whose amino-acid sequence MSEPRPDRHDDPDPDDAFEEIVDEATQRDPDLAVIEAGSRTLRAHSGQPQGEAVPARPADPETDRALRAVEQELAGRWGETKLEPSVTRIAALMDVLGEPQRAYPSIHITGTNGKTSTARMIEALLNAFELRTGRYTSPHVQSITERISLDGSPIAPERFIETYEDIKPYVEMVDTQQPYRLSFFEVLTGMAYAAFADAPVDVAVVEVGMGGTWDATNVIDATVAVVTPISLDHTDRLGTTPAEIAGEKAGVIKEGATVILAQQPVDAAQVMLKKAVEVDATVAREGMEFGVASREIAVGGQLVTLRGLGGEYEEIFLPLYGAHQAHNAAVALAAVEAFFGIGAEQARSLDIDAIRKAFASVLSPGRLEVVRSSPTVVLDAAHNPAGAKAAADGISEAFSFSRLIGVVGTSDDKDVRGLLEAFEPIFAEIVVTQNSTPRAMDADELAAVAVEIFGDDRVQVEPRLDDALEAAITLAEEEDEYAGAGVLVTGSVITVGEARLLLGRG is encoded by the coding sequence GTGAGTGAGCCCCGCCCAGACCGGCACGACGACCCCGACCCCGACGACGCCTTCGAGGAGATCGTCGACGAGGCGACCCAGCGCGACCCCGACCTGGCGGTGATCGAGGCCGGGAGCCGCACGCTGCGCGCCCACTCGGGTCAGCCGCAGGGCGAAGCGGTCCCGGCACGCCCGGCCGACCCCGAGACCGACAGGGCGCTGCGCGCCGTGGAGCAGGAGCTCGCCGGACGCTGGGGCGAGACCAAGCTGGAGCCCTCCGTCACGCGCATCGCCGCCCTGATGGACGTCCTCGGCGAGCCGCAGCGCGCCTACCCCTCGATCCACATCACGGGGACCAACGGCAAGACGTCCACGGCCCGCATGATCGAGGCCCTGCTCAACGCCTTCGAGCTGCGCACCGGCCGCTACACCTCCCCGCACGTCCAGTCGATCACCGAGCGGATCAGCCTGGACGGCTCCCCGATCGCACCCGAGCGGTTCATCGAGACGTACGAGGACATCAAGCCGTACGTCGAGATGGTCGACACCCAGCAGCCCTACCGGCTCTCCTTCTTCGAGGTCCTCACCGGCATGGCGTACGCCGCCTTCGCCGACGCCCCCGTCGATGTCGCGGTCGTCGAGGTCGGTATGGGCGGCACCTGGGACGCGACGAACGTCATCGACGCCACGGTGGCCGTCGTCACCCCCATCTCGCTGGACCACACCGACCGGCTCGGCACCACGCCCGCCGAGATCGCCGGCGAGAAGGCCGGTGTCATCAAGGAGGGCGCCACGGTCATCCTGGCGCAGCAGCCGGTGGACGCCGCGCAGGTGATGCTGAAGAAGGCCGTGGAGGTGGACGCCACCGTGGCCCGCGAGGGCATGGAGTTCGGTGTGGCCTCCCGCGAGATCGCGGTCGGCGGCCAGCTGGTCACGCTGCGGGGCCTGGGCGGCGAGTACGAGGAGATCTTCCTCCCGCTGTACGGCGCCCACCAGGCGCACAACGCGGCCGTCGCGCTCGCCGCCGTCGAGGCGTTCTTCGGCATCGGAGCCGAGCAGGCCCGCTCCCTCGACATCGACGCCATCCGCAAGGCGTTCGCCTCGGTGCTCTCGCCGGGCCGCTTGGAGGTCGTGCGCTCCAGCCCGACCGTCGTCCTGGACGCGGCGCACAACCCCGCGGGGGCCAAGGCGGCGGCGGACGGCATCTCCGAGGCGTTCAGCTTCTCCCGGCTGATCGGTGTGGTCGGCACGAGCGACGACAAGGACGTCCGAGGGCTCCTGGAAGCCTTCGAGCCGATCTTCGCCGAGATCGTCGTCACGCAGAACTCCACCCCGCGCGCGATGGACGCGGACGAGCTAGCCGCCGTCGCCGTCGAGATCTTCGGCGACGACCGGGTCCAGGTCGAGCCGCGCCTCGACGACGCCCTGGAAGCGGCGATCACGCTGGCCGAGGAGGAGGACGAGTACGCGGGCGCAGGCGTGCTGGTGACCGGGTCCGTGATCACGGTCGGCGAAGCCCGGCTGCTGCTGGGAAGGGGCTGA
- a CDS encoding DUF4233 domain-containing protein → MRTLCASTLIGEFFVIGFAGLVAMKLDDASMTLVWTVCGIGMALSVLLCGMITRPGGVQLGWALQAALVLSGFVVPMMFILGLAFGGLWWASIHYGRKIDEAKARWAAQQEAEEATA, encoded by the coding sequence ATGCGGACGCTCTGCGCCTCGACGCTGATCGGCGAGTTCTTCGTGATCGGCTTCGCCGGTCTCGTCGCCATGAAGCTGGACGACGCCTCCATGACCCTGGTCTGGACGGTCTGCGGGATCGGCATGGCCCTGTCCGTGCTGCTGTGCGGCATGATCACCCGGCCCGGCGGTGTCCAGCTCGGCTGGGCGCTCCAGGCCGCGCTGGTCCTCAGCGGGTTCGTGGTCCCCATGATGTTCATCCTGGGCCTGGCCTTCGGCGGACTGTGGTGGGCCTCGATCCACTACGGCCGCAAGATCGACGAGGCCAAGGCGCGCTGGGCCGCCCAGCAGGAAGCCGAGGAGGCCACGGCCTGA
- the ndk gene encoding nucleoside-diphosphate kinase, producing MTQRTLVLLKPDAVRRGLIGEIVGRIERKANWRITALELRTLDHETLEQHYGEHKGRPFYEPLMEFMASGPVVALVAEGERVIEGVRALAGPTDPIAAAPGSIRGDFGTITRENLIHASDSEESAERELKLFFPGLS from the coding sequence ATGACTCAGCGCACTCTCGTCCTGCTCAAGCCCGACGCCGTCCGCCGTGGCCTGATCGGCGAGATCGTCGGCCGCATCGAGCGCAAGGCGAACTGGCGGATCACCGCCCTGGAGCTGCGCACCCTGGACCACGAGACGCTGGAGCAGCACTACGGGGAGCACAAGGGCCGCCCGTTCTACGAGCCGCTCATGGAGTTCATGGCCTCCGGCCCCGTCGTCGCCCTGGTGGCCGAAGGCGAGCGGGTCATCGAGGGCGTCCGCGCCCTGGCCGGCCCGACCGACCCGATCGCCGCCGCGCCGGGGTCCATCCGCGGTGACTTCGGCACGATCACCCGGGAGAACCTCATCCACGCATCGGACTCGGAGGAGTCCGCAGAGCGAGAACTGAAGCTTTTCTTTCCCGGACTTTCCTGA
- a CDS encoding rod shape-determining protein, with translation MSFIGRDMAIDLGTANTLVYVRGRGIVLNEPSVVAINTNTGGILAVGAEAKKMIGRTPGNIVAVRPLKDGVIADFEITERMLRYFILKIHKRRYLARPRVVVCVPSGITGVERRAVIEASTQAGARQVHIIEEPMAAAIGSGLPVHEATGNMVVDIGGGTTEVAVISLGGIVTAQSIRTAGDELDNAIIQHIKKEYSLLLGERTAEQIKITIGSAYDLDKDEHTEIRGRDLVSGLPKTVVISAQEVRKAIEEPVNAIVDAVKTTLDKCPPELSGDVMDRGIVLTGGGALLRGLDERLRRETGMPIHIAEDPLDSVALGSGKCVEEFEALQQVLDAQPRR, from the coding sequence ATGTCGTTCATCGGCCGTGACATGGCTATCGACCTCGGGACTGCCAACACGCTGGTGTACGTCAGGGGGCGCGGCATCGTCCTGAACGAGCCGTCCGTCGTGGCCATCAACACCAACACCGGCGGAATTCTGGCGGTCGGCGCCGAGGCCAAGAAGATGATCGGGCGCACGCCGGGCAACATCGTCGCCGTGCGCCCCCTGAAGGACGGCGTGATCGCCGACTTCGAGATCACCGAGCGGATGCTCCGCTACTTCATCCTCAAGATCCACAAGCGTCGCTACCTGGCCCGCCCCCGCGTCGTCGTCTGTGTGCCCTCCGGCATCACCGGCGTCGAGCGCCGCGCCGTCATCGAGGCGTCCACGCAGGCCGGCGCGCGCCAGGTGCACATCATCGAGGAGCCCATGGCCGCGGCCATCGGCTCCGGTCTGCCGGTCCACGAGGCCACCGGCAACATGGTCGTGGACATCGGCGGCGGCACCACCGAGGTCGCCGTGATCTCGCTCGGCGGAATCGTCACTGCCCAGTCGATCCGGACCGCCGGTGACGAACTGGACAACGCGATCATCCAGCACATCAAGAAGGAGTACTCGCTCCTCCTCGGTGAGCGGACCGCCGAACAGATCAAGATCACCATCGGTTCGGCGTACGACCTGGACAAGGACGAGCACACCGAGATCCGCGGCCGCGACCTGGTCTCCGGTCTTCCCAAGACGGTCGTCATCTCGGCCCAGGAGGTCCGCAAGGCGATCGAGGAACCGGTCAACGCGATCGTCGACGCCGTGAAGACGACGCTCGACAAGTGCCCGCCCGAGCTGTCCGGCGACGTCATGGACCGCGGCATCGTCCTCACCGGCGGCGGCGCGCTGCTGCGTGGTCTGGACGAGCGGCTGCGCCGCGAGACGGGGATGCCGATCCACATCGCCGAGGACCCGCTGGACTCGGTGGCGCTCGGCTCCGGCAAGTGCGTCGAGGAGTTCGAGGCGCTCCAGCAGGTGCTGGACGCCCAGCCCCGCCGGTAG